ggaagctgttgctgtgagcagacaacatgcggtcaaaggaactctcaattgaggtgaagcagaacatcctgaggctgaaaaaaaagaaaaaatccatcagagagatagcagacatgcttggagtagcaaaatcaacaattgggtacattctgagaaaaaaggaattgactggtgagcttgggaactcaaataggcctgggcgtccacggatgacaacagtggtggatgatcgccgcatacttaatttggtgaagaagaacccgttcacaacatcaactgaagtccagaacactctcagtgaagtaggtgtatctgtctctaagtcaacagtaaagagaagactccatgacagtaaatacaaagggttcacatctagatgcaaaccattcatcaataccaaaaatagacaggccagagttaaatttgcagaaaaacacctcgataagccagctcagttctggaaaagtattctacggacagatgagacaaagatcaacctgtaccagaatgatgggaagaaaaaagtttggagaagaaagggaacggcacatgatccaaggcacaccacatcctctgtaaaacatggtggaggcaacgtgatggcatgggcatgcatggctttcaatggcactgggtcacttgtgtttattgatgacataagagcagacaagagtagccggatgaattctgaagtgcaccaggatatactttcagcccagattcagccaaatgctgcaaagttgattggacggcgcttcatagtacagatggacaatgaccccaagcatacagccaaagctacccaggagttcatgagtgccaaaaagtggaacattttgcaatggccaagtcaatctccagatctaaacccaattgagcatgcatttcacttgctcaaatccagacttaagacggaaagacccacaaacaagcaagacctgaaggctgcggctgtaaaggcctggcaaagcattaagaaggaggaaacccagcgtttggtgatgtccatgggttccagacttaaggcagtgattgcctccaaaggatttgcaacaaaatattgaaaataaaaatattttgtttgggttatgtttatttgtccaattacttttgacctcctaaaatgtggagtgtttgtaaagaaatgtgtacaattcctacattttctatcagatatttttgttcaacccttcaaattaaacgttacaatctgcacttgaattctgttgtagaggtttcatttcaaatccaatgtggtggcatgcagagcccaactcgcgaaaattgtgtcactgtccaaatatttctggccctaactgtatatatatatacctatactatgtgtagacatttattctacctattctattctgtcattttactgtacaccgcgctgaattgctggcttttctaaagacactgctgcgtatttctcgcaagtcacacgcatggtccgtgtgtaatccgtaatttctcctcgcccccatagactttcattggcatattttttgcgcaatacgctgacaaacgcagcatgctgtgattttctacgcccgtaacataccgtatattacggatgcgtaatatagggcagataggagctgccccatagagattcattgggtcgtgtgcaatgcgtattttctggatgtattttctacgctcatacgttcgtaaaactcgctagtttgacgccggcctaacaagaagatgcaggccccgagtggctcaagaGGACAGAGAAGGCCTCAGTACAAATACAGCTGTGCCCTGTCCTTCTTCCGGGAAACGATGCTGagtagaaggtaaatattcaacagccCATTGAATAATTCACCATGTTTAACTGTCTAactttttttgtttcaggcagggctttttcctatcaatatatatatttttttttctatttcacagcaccttctgtTGCATTCAGGAGCCTGCTtctaccttggacccctctggagcgatctcccAGGAGTCCACCACCGTCGGCCACGTCATTAGACCCCACCCCTTTGACCCCTCATCTGGCCCTTCCGGTACCTTTGCCCCATCCACTTCAACCTCTGCCAGCGCTGGAGCATCATCGCAGCCttcgttacatgaagctgctggtgacgagttagcgttccctttaccccacccctctgatcctgccacctctagaccaccagtAGGTTCGGGGCGGCAGCGACATAGGGgtccggaaaggagctatgctcctgagttcctgcatctgaatgcatcctttcagAGCTCTTTCAAACTTTTGGGAGAGCAAGAGACTGCTGGGTTCAGCATGGTGAACAAAAGCATCAGTGAACACAGCAGtctcttggataggctgcattcaggtGCAAGTCAATCTCCAAACAACCTTTTTtccaatcaatgctcaggagcatggaaaagctaactcttgaccagcagatgcaggtaatgcaaGGCTGCCTTGCTTCTCTACTGCAGGTCATCACCCAAGCCCCTCCaactcccacacctccccacacagccactgtcTCTCCTACCATCCCTTTCCAAGCCACTTGTCATttcccaacccaggcccaattACCAACCCAGGCTCAATTCCCAACCCAGGCCCAAATCCCAACCCAGGCCCAATATCAAACGTCCTCCCCAGTGTTTCCTTCCCTGTCAAACTTTCCTTCCCCATTTCCTTTCCCCATTGCCACCTACACCAACACCACCCCCTGTCCAAACTGACCTCCCTGCTCAGCCTCATGTTTTTTCCCCCCCTTCCACTTCACATCAaccccaacccagtaggctttcccccactatcgacgtggtccaaccttccagcccctccgtcAGTATCTCCACCCCAGAGTTTACAGACTTATAACTAGtaatatgttaaaaattttatgtcTAAAAATAAACATGTTGAAACATATatatgttttttaaatgttttataaaAGTGCTTACCCCAAAAAGGTTCAAAAAAATTTGGTTTGacacaaaaagtttaaaaaaaaaagtgtaataaaaatgttaaataaaattttgtttggtttaaaaactattttattgttaAGTGTCTTCAATTAACTATGATAAGAAACAAAAGGTACAAAAATATAACACACGTTTaaaaggtgtcacgatatggtatggaatatcaaataagtagtagtttctctgcctgttggcaccatagctgagggatttttggcacttctgaccatggttccaaaaacacatggcagaccctgggctcaaaacccccccttcccattacttcagagtttaactttccttctcagagagtgtaggggttttaggagagccaaggtatttacgaccggcatttcctgccgtgtaagctcttgtccagctataagtgaactagaaacttctctgaacacatggaagttctttgttttgtttttgtaagatattacgcaaaccgtttacgttaagaacacgaaaatatataccgtatttttctgaccataagacgcactttttttcctccaaatttgggaggaaagtgtgggtgcgtcttatggtacggatgtagcatgtggggaggggggcagcagtgagtgggatcgcactgttatcccacttcaggatgtccccactgcctggaatcagtgctggggaaaccatgtggtcccgatgattaagtgcagtgaatattcattagctacttcccgcccacctatcagctgagcagtgagggagaggcaaatgaatactgcacttaagcagggttttccagagcacgctcacatggtctccgagtatttgtgactgctcagtgaCGCAGCTAAAAAAACCAAACCAGAAGAAAAGATGATAGAAGGTCAAATTTCATCAAAAAAAATCGgtataaattttattaataaacaatGAATCAAATACTAAAATTGCATTACATATCACGCCCATACATACATCTTAAGCAGAATAATACCACCACAGAATCCCCTATGCGGGAAAAGGACCATGCCAAACAGGGACCATATAATCAGGTCACCAATATTTACCTATCGGTGGTAGCCAGAGATGCAGGGACTAAGCCGGAGTCCAGGCAAACGCGTCCGCCCCTTTTCAAAAGGAGaggtctgaaacgcgcgtcggggcggacgcgctcGCCTGGACTCCGGCTTAGTGGTGGTATTATTCTGCTTAAGATGTATATAGGGGCGTGATATTCATCCTTGCACCAGCTAGTTGTGCTTAGAAGATACTTTATTATGTGGCAAAATGGCCAAGTTATGTGTTAAGAATTGTGGCTGGTAGCGGTGTATTAATGGGATTACCCTATGGTTATATCATCTAGGTAAGCTGTTGGTTCAGACGATGGCGTTGCTTATTATGTATTACACTATGTGAATATGTCGCTCTGTTTCACCTTCTTCCCCAATTTGGTGTTATGCAATTTTTGTATTTGATTCattgtttattaataaaatttatacCGATTTTTTGATGAAATTGGACATATCATCTTTTCTTCTGGTTTGGTAAGACATTTGATGATAGGTCTGGTAATCCAGTGGACACATGGAATGGGTTAATGTGTGGCAAATAATTGTTGACATGTGTCCTTGTCATATTTGCTTTATGTCagagacgcagctgcatgatttacggctgctacccagcctgagtacatgtggggggatgcctggttgctagggaatccccacatgtaatcaagctgtctggcagccgtaaatcatgcagctgcatcaacaaaaacgaaatctccaagcagtcataaatacttggagaccacgcgaacattgagtacactcgctcatcactaaatgcaGTCCTTCTCTGTATTACCAGAACGGTCAGtctcatagattgtaagcctgcgagcagggtcctcattcctcttggtatctgtttatgtgactattgttattctgtaatgtcttactGTCTTGTACAAGTCCGATCTAacatgtaaagagctgcggaatatgttgacgctataataATTAAAATTATCAAAGAAGAGGGGGCAGAGATAGAGGGGAAAATGGCACTCATTTCAGATGAGAATAATATTGCAGCTTTCTTCCGGCCATAATACATCTGCAATTCCAGCATCCAGATTTGGGGAATAATTGTCATAATTACTGATATTTCTGTACGTGATGCTATTTTGGGTCATCAGAGCCGCAGTCTGGCTGAGATCCCTCTCCATAAGGCAGAAATGCACATAATACTCATTCACATTGTGGCATTGAGGACGTGTTGTACCGACCTAGTATTAGTGGCTCCCAGTGGTTTCCTGCTTTGGGAATATACAGGTCGCAGGCAGCGTTTACAGGTGAATACGGACACTGCAGCCTTCCAGGGCTTTCCTGCATAGTAATGCCATCACACATGAATGCTCGGTCCAATCCCATAAAGTATTTACCAATGCATATCACTGTACAAAAGGTGCAACGGGTGACATTCACACCGACACCTGGAGCATAAACGTGATGCGCTGCGGATCTGTAGCCCACAACGCATCAGTTTACGCTGTGGACGTTTTTCACGGCGGCTGAACGAGACTTCTCTTGTGCACGATCCTGGTGCTGTAAAATCCGCTACGTTTTCAAGTGAGAACGTATCCTAAGGGCTCATTTGCACAACTGTACTATAGCCTCCATGACGGTTGCATTGCCTGGCCTGCTCTCTTGAACAGCCTTATCGGCACATAAGAGGCCATTAGTTTAGGGCCGCGCATTGTGACTGTAATGGGGACCATAGAATACTGTATTGATTGTACGCCAAACAGcagttttattttacttttgagACCAAACGCAGAAAAAGTGACTCCAGAAGAGGGAGAAGCACAACAAGTTTTCTGTATTTATTCAGGTTTTAATTAAAAAACCGAGCAGTGTTGTTATCATCCATTACAGTCAGTGGTGAGCAGCTGTACAGGACAGTGGCGGATACATGACGGTGGGAACAATGTGTTTCCAGCGCTATGTGTTTACATATGATGGTGTGCAGGGTTAGGTCCATTTATAAGTCCCCTTTGAGATACTGCAGGATCTTCTTAGCGTTATCTGTGCTCCATCCTTGTCCCCGCAGAGGCCCCTCACAAACACCCACATAAGTGTCCAGGACCTTCTCCCCGATGTCTCTGAATGGAAGATCTTGACTTGTAGGCTCAGGATCGGCTCTGCGCTGTAACGTCTGCTCCGCGTCCCTGCAGTATCGCTGCGCCCAGTAACACATCTCCCCACAGTACATCAGAGCTAGAACGTGGACATCACTGAAGACCCCTGCACGTCATATGGAAGACAAGACAAACAGTCACTGCCAGGGCTCAGACGTCAGTGCTCCTTACACCATCTGGACCCACATGAGGACTGTGCACGTACTGATAGCTGAGTGTTCACACGCTGCGGTCATAACTCAGTTACTGCACCGCGTGGAAACAGCCAGCGCTTTAGAGTCAATGTTGTCCTGTGTCAGCCCCTTTACCTTTCTCCAGCAGCGCTGCAGTGTTAATATCCCGAAATAAAACCTGGTCATCCAGCTGGACAGGACTCCGCATCTGAAGCATTTTCAGCAGGTAATGGACACCATCTTGAAGACACTGATTAGGAGTaacaagaacaagttttagtattatcaAAGCACTTCCTTAAAAGGGAAGTGAACATCAGAAAAGgccttaaagtgaacttgtcacctgaatttggcgggaccagttttgggtcatatgggcggagttttcgagtgtttgattcaccctttccttacccgctggctgcatgctagccgaaatattggattgaagttcattctctgtcctccatagtacacgcctgcgcaaggcaatcttgcaccttgtgcaggcgtgtactacggaggacagagaatgaacttcaatccaatattgcagcccatatgactgaagattgttccctccaaattcaggtgacaaagtccctttaagtCATACATTTTATGCTAAAATCTCTCTGTCATGCGGGGACGCAGGAACCACGAGTGTAtgttgctgccaccaggaggctgacactaacaaTTACAACCTTAAGAATTTATTTTTAAATACGGTTTGAGATTAATCTAGCAGACTAGTTCTATTCTCTGCCATTATTACAGTGCCTACCCAGCAGCCCAGATGATCAAGGAGGTTACATAGATGAGCCGTCATAGTGAGAGGTTATACCCTTAGCCGCTTGTAGACAGTCGGACTGCACAATCATatttcacaaaaatcatttttccaGGATATAAGTTCCCCTGTGGTCTCGGTTCTCACTGGACGAAAGAACAATCTCCATGATCATTCTTTCATATTTTGCTTTTCTTATAGGTTTGTAATCACAGGGAAAATTAAGCATTAAACAGGTTTCATTAATATCAGAGGGCTGTTTTTGTAGCCCAGAACCATCCCGGGTCCTCGAGAGACAGGAACGCTTTGTTCCTCTCGGACGCTACATGGTGACAGGTAAGGTCGCTGCTGCACGGCAGCACAGTGGAAGCGACCTGCCATGTACCGCGGCCGACGAGCAAGTAACAAAAGATCCAAATCATTCAGACTATTTGCGTCTTGTTACCAAGGTATCCTGCAGGTCTTAATGTGAATGCGTCCTCATTCCCTTGCACGGATCGCGCTCTGTGGTGTCCCCGGATAACAATACCTGGTGAAAGGTTCCTGGATGTCTCAGCTCCCATCGCTCCCTCTCGCCCACGGTGTGGCAGTACATGTACAGCAGCGCGCCTCGCCTCCAGTGCAGACATTCCTGAACTTCTATGTCAAGAACGACGTCCTGCAGAAAGAATAATTCATTCTTCAGTCACAGCATGACCTCCGATACCGGACAAATAATAAATGACTAATTAAAGGCAAGCAGCCAACATCTGTTCCGGGTCGTCGTGTCTGCGCTGCCGGGAAGAGACTACAGCGCCATCTCTGCTCCCCGCCACATTTGGCTGGAGGCAGCTGGGGGAGAGGGAAGGTGAATTTCGGGGGTCTCCTGTGATGTCGCACCGCTCACTCCTTTCTACATGACTTTCGCATCGCTGCCACTAATATTCTTAATAAAGCAGTGATGATTCGTCTTACACTTGCACATATATTTATAGGGGCCGTTGGGTACCAGTCCCTTCTGATAACCGCCGATGACGCTCGCATCCAATGTGGAAGAACAGGAGAACCTTTGTAAAGCGTTCTTACAGGAAAAGAAAACTGAGCGTCTCTCCTTATTGTAGACAATGTCATATCGGCCAAATGGAGGAGTCACAGCGCCACACATCTGACAGTGGCTGAGCCTGGAACTGCAGTTTGATCTCATTATCTTCTCTAGTGCAGGGCTCTGGATTAATCTGTTTGGCTGTTGgaagactacaactcccatcatgacCACCACGGTGCAGACCCCAGATCACAGCGCTTAGATAATGTGTATAATTGGGAAACCTGCACAAGTGATGACCTGCGAGAGGCTGTCCGGCTCCGACAGCAGCTGCTCCAGCTCTCTCACTGGCTGCAGGGAATCGTCTCCGGGGAACTCGGCCTCCACCAGACGGCTCTCCTCACAGTAAGTGATATCTAATAACGCCTGGAAGGAAAGGGCAAGAATCAGCGCCATGATGGCGTCACACGGCCGCCCCTGCGCTACAGTCACACACACGGCTGCCCCTCCACTGCAGTCACACACACGGCCGCCCCTGCGCTACAGTCACACACACGGCCGCCCCTCCGCTGCAGTCACACACTGCTGCCCCTGCGCTACAGTCACACACACTGCTGCCCCTGCGCTACAGTCACACACACGGCCGCCCCTGCGCTTCAGTCACACACACGGCCGCCCCTGCGCTTCAGTCACACACACGGCCGCCCCTCCACTGCAGTCACACACACGGCCGCCCCTGCGCTACAGTCACACACACGGCCGCCCCTCCGCTGCAGTCACACACACGGCCGCCCCTCCGCTGCAGTCACACACACGGCCGCCCCTCCGCTACAGTCACACACACGGCCGCCCCTCCGCTGCAGTCACACACGGCCGCCCCTCCGCTGCAGTCACACACGGCCGCCCCTCCGCTGCAGTCACACACACGGCCGCCCCTCCGCTGCAGTCACACACACGGCCGCCCCTCCGCTACAGTCACACACACGGCCGCCCCTCCGCTACAGTCACACACACGGCCGCCCCTCCGCTACAGTCACACACACGGCCGCCCCTCCGCTACAGTCACACACACGGCCGCCCCTCCGCTACAGTCACACACACGGCCGCCCCTCCGCTACAGTCACACACACGGCCGCCCCTCCGCTACAGTCACACACACGGCCGCCCCTCCGCTACAGTCACACACACGGCCGCCCCTCCGCTACAGTCACACACACGGCCGCCCCTCCGCTACAATCACACACACTGCCGCCCCTCCGCTACAGTCACACACACGGCCGCCCCTCCGCTGCAGTCACACACACGGCCGCCCCTCCGCTACAGTCACACACACGGCCGCCCCTCCGCTACAGTCACACACACGGCCGCCCCTCCGCTACAGTCACACACACGGCCGCCCCTCCGCTGCAGTCACATACagactaagggcttgttttcacttgcgaggaacacgtccgtgtctcgcatgtggaaacgaagctctggcgctggcactccggagcggagcgtgcggccgcatagcaacacatgcagccgcacgctccgctccggagtgccggcaccagagcttcgtttccacatgcgagacacggacgtgttcctcgcaagtgaaaacaagccctaagggtCTGTTCACATGCGGCAGAATAAATCCAGAAATGTTTCATTTTTCAGATCGGAGCTTGCAAAAATTTCTCGCCCCTTGTCTGTCCCCCCAGGTTATCGCTCTCTGTCCTGGGTTCCCCTTTACACTACCTGGGTATACAGTGCCAGGAATTCTGCACGGTCCACATTCAGTGTCGGGCACACCACATGGTCCACGTTCTGCGCCGGGCACTCCGTACGGTCCACGTTCAGCGCAGGGCACTCTGCATGGTCCGTTGTCAGCGCCGGGCACGCTGCATGGTCCGTTGTCAGCGCCGGGCACTCTGCATGGTCCGTTGTCAGCGCCGGGCACTCCGCATGGTCCGTTGTCAGCGCCGGGCACTCCGCATGGTCCGTTGTCAGCGCCGGGCACTCCGCATGGTCCGTTGTCAGCGCCGGGCACTCCGCATGGTCCGTTGTCAGCGCCGGGCACTCCGCATGGTCCGTTGTCAGCGCCGGGCACTCCGCATGGTCCGTTGTCAGCGCCGGGCACTCCGCATGGTCCGTTGTCAGCGCCGGGCACTCCGCATGGTCCGTTGTCAGCGCTGGGCACTCTGCATGGTCCGTTGTCAGCGCCGGGCACTCCGCATGGTCCGTTGTCAGCGCCGGGCACTCCGCATGGTCCGTTGTCAGCGCCGGGCACTCCGCATGGTCCGTTGTCAGCGCCGGGCACTCCGCATGGTCCGTTGTCAGCGCCGGGCACTCCGCATGGTCCGTTGTCAGCGCCGGGCACTCCGCATGGTCCGTTGTCAGCGCTGGGCACGCTGCATGGTCCGTTGTCAGCGCCGGGCACTCCGCATGGTCCGTTGTCAGCGCCGGGCACTCCGCATGGTCCGTTGTCAGCGCCGGGCACTCCGCATGGTCCGTTGTCAGCGCCGGGCACTCCGCATGGTCCGTTGTCAGCGCCGGGCACTCTGCATGGTCCGTTTTCAGCGCTGGGCACTCTGCATGGTCCGTTGTCAGCGCCAGGCACTCCGCATGGTCCGTTGTCAGCGCCGGGCACTCCGCATGGTCCGTTGTCAGCGCCGGGCACTCCGCATGGTCCGTTGTCAGCGCCGGGCACTCCGCATGGTCCGTTGTCAGCGCCGGGCACTCCGCATGGTCCGTTGTCAGCGCCGTCTCCTTGCACCAGTCGCTTAGTTTCTGCAGCGCAGCGATGGCTTTCAATAAAGCGGCATCTAAAGGGGGAAAACACAGAAGCCATG
This region of Ranitomeya imitator isolate aRanImi1 chromosome 1, aRanImi1.pri, whole genome shotgun sequence genomic DNA includes:
- the RIMOC1 gene encoding RAB7A-interacting MON1-CCZ1 complex subunit 1; the encoded protein is MACSCCCPEYRGRVWRLQRRLESLQDVGGDDAALLKAIAALQKLSDWCKETALTTDHAECPALTTDHAECPALTTDHAECPALTTDHAECPALTTDHAECLALTTDHAECPALKTDHAECPALTTDHAECPALTTDHAECPALTTDHAECPALTTDHAECPALTTDHAACPALTTDHAECPALTTDHAECPALTTDHAECPALTTDHAECPALTTDHAECPALTTDHAECPALTTDHAECPALTTDHAECPALTTDHAECPALTTDHAECPALTTDHAECPALTTDHAECPALTTDHAECPALTTDHAECPALTTDHAECPALTTDHAECPALTTDHAACPALTTDHAECPALNVDRTECPAQNVDHVVCPTLNVDRAEFLALYTQALLDITYCEESRLVEAEFPGDDSLQPVRELEQLLSEPDSLSQDVVLDIEVQECLHWRRGALLYMYCHTVGERERWELRHPGTFHQCLQDGVHYLLKMLQMRSPVQLDDQVLFRDINTAALLEKGVFSDVHVLALMYCGEMCYWAQRYCRDAEQTLQRRADPEPTSQDLPFRDIGEKVLDTYVGVCEGPLRGQGWSTDNAKKILQYLKGDL